In Bradyrhizobium guangdongense, the sequence TGATAGAGCCGCAGCTTCGCTGACGGCCCCAGCGTCGACAGATACTTCATCGCCGCACCGAAGATCTTCACGTGGGTCGGATGCGATTCCGCCCACCGCTCCAGCGCGGCCAAGCTCTTCCACCAGCTCTGACCATAGGATTTCTCGCTCGCGCTGCCGTCAGCCGAGAGCACCTGCATGTAACGGTTGGCATAGCAGCCGATCGCAAGGCCGCCGTCGCGCAGAAAATCCATGCCTTCGCGCAGCACCGGCTCGACGTCGTCGAGATAGAGCTTTCGTTCCGAGGCCTCGGTATCGCTCCAGTCCTGCCCGGAGCGGATCAGGCAAAGATTGTCCTGCGCCTTTACGCGCATCCGTGCGCCGTCGCGGACCAGTTCGGGATCGCAGCCCGGCGATATCGGATCGGTCTGCGACAGCGGAATACGGTCGCGCATGCCGCCCCAATAGGCGTGCTCCTGCACCTCGCCACTCATGCCCTCAGCGATGACCGCGACACCTTCTGGCCTGCCGAGCGAGGAGAACAGCGTCTCGTGCCGCGCCACGGTGGGACGCAGCACCTCGATGAAGGTGCCGATGTCCTGGCGTGTCTTTCCGGTCCACACCTCGCGCGCGGGCATAAACCAGGCGTCGAAGCGCGGGATATCGTCCCAATAGGCCACCGAGACAATATTCACGTAGCCGGCCTCGTCGACATAGCGCGCGCGATCCCAATGCGAGGGGCCGCCCTCGCCGGCAAACAACCG encodes:
- a CDS encoding phenylacetaldoxime dehydratase family protein; its protein translation is MESAIPAHLEIQRTRHKHVSDDYRPPYPSFVARYKPGVNRVVMGYFGVQYRGTSPAAAAEALAEIARLFAGEGGPSHWDRARYVDEAGYVNIVSVAYWDDIPRFDAWFMPAREVWTGKTRQDIGTFIEVLRPTVARHETLFSSLGRPEGVAVIAEGMSGEVQEHAYWGGMRDRIPLSQTDPISPGCDPELVRDGARMRVKAQDNLCLIRSGQDWSDTEASERKLYLDDVEPVLREGMDFLRDGGLAIGCYANRYMQVLSADGSASEKSYGQSWWKSLAALERWAESHPTHVKIFGAAMKYLSTLGPSAKLRLYHEVTVAAADEQFFEYLNCHPKTGMLAAVETIAA